The genomic region ACTGTAAAAGTTGAAATAAAATATCTGTTCTTATTGCAAATTCTTGTTGATAATAAATTATTGCTCCTGATGTAATTATATACATTCCTTTTTGTGATAATCAATCAATTTCATATTGATAAGCTAATGTTCCTTCAATTAAGGATAATTTATAAATTGTTTGGTTTAAAGCATTTAATTGTTGTTTAATTTTTGCCTATAAATTCGGAACATTAATTAATCCAGGTTTTGAAAAGTCTACACTCATATTAATTTTTTGGTAAGCAATCAAAATTATTAAAATATTATAATTATAGTAATTTAACTTAAGCGCATTAGCATTATCATTAAAAAAATGAAGGCCTCTTTTGGTTAATACGTATAAGTTACTACTGCTTTCTAATTGATAAAGTGGTTCTGGCTGTTGTATTATTTTTTTTCAAAAACTTCTTTTTGAACAGTTTGTTGTTCCGATAATAATAAACTTTCATAACTTCATCTTAACGCTGTTTCATCCAGTTATTGGGAAATCAATTGTTGCTACAATAATATTATCACTATTTTCACTACCACTAGTTGTTGATATTTCTAATGTTAAAATCGCACTTATTTTTTTGTTTTAATAAGTCATAACTGAAAATTTTGGTATTGACTAAGTACTAGATTTATTTGATTTAGGTTATCAATTACTTTTTAATTGATTGTTACAACACCCTAATCCTTGTTAACTAATGATTGCTTGAAAATTGTCTTCTAAAGTGAATTTAACATTTTCATCAATTCAATCTTTCCGTTTTTTAGCATCATCTCCCATTAAGATTACAATCCGTTTTTCAGCCATAACAGCGTCATCAATTGTTACCAAAATTAACTGACGAGTTTGCGGATCCATCGTGGTTTCCCATAATTGTTCGGCATTCATCTCCCCTAATCCTTTATAGCGCTGTAATTCAAATTTACCATTAAATTGACTTAATTTATTTTTTAATTCATTTTCATCTCACGCATATTCAATATGCTTATTTTTGGTACTAGTAATTTTAAATAAAGGGGGTAAGGCAATAAATACCCGATGATTTTCAATTAATGGCCGCATGTAACGGTAAAAAAATGTTAATAATAAAGTTTGAATATGCGCACCATCAGTATCAGCATCAGTCATTATAATTACTTTTCCATAATTTGCATCATTAATATCAAACCCATTTCCAACACCAGCGCCAATGGCATTAATCATAACATTAATCTCTTCATTATTCATTAAATCCTGCAGTTTTGCCTTTTCGGCATTAATTACTTTTCCTCGTAATGGTAAGATTGCTTGAAAACGACGATCACGCCCTAACTTTGCACTACCACCAGCTGAATCTCCTTCAACCAGAAAAATCTCATTATTAAATTTATTGCGACTTTGGGCGGGGGTTAACTTCCCTGTTAATAAACGGTCACTATTCCCGCGTTTTTTATTACTCCGCTCTGCTTCCCGCGTTTTACGAGCTTCTTCGCGAACATTACGAGCTAATAATGCTTTTTCAATAATAGTATAAGCATTTGTTTTATTTTCGGTTAATCAAAAGCCAAATTGTTTCGCAACAATGTTTTCAACCGCTGTGCGAGCTTCATAAGTTCCTAATTTTCCTTTTGTTTGTCCTTCATATTGAATTAAATTTTCGGGAATTTTTACGGAAATAATTGCTGTTAAGCCCTCACGAGTATCAACTGAATCAAGGTTCTTATCTTTTTCTTTTAACAATCCTTCTTTTCGGGCATAATCATTAATAACTTTTGTTAATCCTGTTCGAAACCCAGCAACATGGCTTCCACCTTCACTTGTTTTAACATTATTAGCAAAACTAAGTAAATTTTCATTAAATTCGGTTGAATATTGCAAAGCGATTTCAACTTCAATTTGTTTTTCTACCCCTTTTAGCATCACAATTGGGTTAATACTTTTTTTTCCTTCATTCATATATGTAATAAATTCTTCTAAACCATTATTAAATAAATATGATACTTTTTTATCAGTTCGTTGATCATGTAACGTAAGTTTTAAACCACTATTTAAAAAGGCTGATTCACGAATTCGTTCAGCAATTGTTGAAAAGGAAAAATCAACTATTTTAAAAATCTTATGGTCAGGTAAAAAAGTAATTGTTGTTCCAATTTTAGTTGTTGTTCCAATTTTAGTTAATGGTTCTTTTACTTGTCCCCCATTAGCAAATTTAATATTTCAAACCTTTTGGTCACGATAAATTGTCACATCAAATGCTGATGATAAAGCATTAACAACCGAAGAACCAACCCCATGTAATCCTCCCGATGTTTTATAACCGTCACCACCAAATTTCCCC from Spiroplasma endosymbiont of Polydrusus cervinus harbors:
- the parE gene encoding DNA topoisomerase IV subunit B, with the protein product MSIEDKRLKYDESSIQILEGLDAVRKRPGMYIGSTDVRGLHHLVWEIIDNSIDEALAGYCDEINITIYKNNAITVADNGRGVPTGIHASGKSTPEVIFSVLHAGGKFGGDGYKTSGGLHGVGSSVVNALSSAFDVTIYRDQKVWNIKFANGGQVKEPLTKIGTTTKIGTTITFLPDHKIFKIVDFSFSTIAERIRESAFLNSGLKLTLHDQRTDKKVSYLFNNGLEEFITYMNEGKKSINPIVMLKGVEKQIEVEIALQYSTEFNENLLSFANNVKTSEGGSHVAGFRTGLTKVINDYARKEGLLKEKDKNLDSVDTREGLTAIISVKIPENLIQYEGQTKGKLGTYEARTAVENIVAKQFGFWLTENKTNAYTIIEKALLARNVREEARKTREAERSNKKRGNSDRLLTGKLTPAQSRNKFNNEIFLVEGDSAGGSAKLGRDRRFQAILPLRGKVINAEKAKLQDLMNNEEINVMINAIGAGVGNGFDINDANYGKVIIMTDADTDGAHIQTLLLTFFYRYMRPLIENHRVFIALPPLFKITSTKNKHIEYAWDENELKNKLSQFNGKFELQRYKGLGEMNAEQLWETTMDPQTRQLILVTIDDAVMAEKRIVILMGDDAKKRKDWIDENVKFTLEDNFQAIIS